The Malus domestica chromosome 13, GDT2T_hap1 genome includes a window with the following:
- the LOC114820704 gene encoding 3-isopropylmalate dehydratase large subunit, chloroplastic-like has protein sequence MFLLDLITFLCHIFKIGKKVKVPTYLVPATQKVWMDVYSLPVPGSCGKTCSHIFEEAGCDTPASPNCGACMGGPKDRHARLNEPQVCVSTTNRNFPGRMGHKEDQIYLASPYTAAASALTGYVTDPREFLQ, from the exons ATGTTCCTTTTAGATTTAATAACGTTTTTATGTCATATATTTAAAATA GGGAAAAAGGTCAAAGTTCCCACATATCTTGTGCCTGCTACCCAAAAG GTTTGGATGGACGTGTATAGTCTTCCAGTTCCAGGGTCTTGTGGCAAGACTTGCTCCCATATATTTGAGGAAGCTGGATGTGACACACCTGCAAGTCCCAATTGCGGTGCTTGCATGGGTGGTCCGAAAGACAGGCATGCACGCTTAAATGAACCTCAG GTATGCGTCTCAACAACAAACAGGAACTTCCCAGGCCGAATGGGTCACAAGGAAGACCAGATATACCTCGCTTCCCCCTATACGGCTGCTGCGTCAGCTTTGACTGGTTATGTCACCGACCCGAGAGAGTTTTTGCAGTAG